Proteins from a genomic interval of Osmia bicornis bicornis chromosome 13, iOsmBic2.1, whole genome shotgun sequence:
- the LOC114878770 gene encoding caltractin-like yields the protein MASTSKKQLIKKKGVPKMELTAEQKNDIKEAFDLFDPDGTGRIATKELKVAIRALGFEPKKEEVKKLIADVDPDGLGTLSFEEFLNLMSTKMLEKDTKEEVLKAFRLFDDDNTGKISFKNLKRVARELGENLTDEELQEMIDEADKDGDGEISQEEFLRIMKKTSLY from the exons atg GCCTCTACTTCTAAAAAACAATTGATTAAAAAGAAGGGTGTACCAAAAATGGAATTGACTGCTGAacaaaaaaatgatataaaagaagcatttgatttatttgatcCAGATGGTACTGGAAGAATTGCTACCAAAGAACTTAAAGTGGCCATTCGTGCCCTTGGATTTGAACcaaagaaagaagaagtaaaaaaattaatagcaGATGTTGATCCAGATGGACTTGGTACTTTGTCATTTGAAGAATTTTTGAACTTAATGTCCACAAAAATGCTAGAAAAGGATACAAAGGAAGAAGTTTTAAAAGCATTTCGTCTATTTGATGATGATAACACAggaaaaatatcttttaaaaatttaaaaagagtGGCTAGAGAATTAGGTGAAAATCTTACAGATGAAGAATTACAAGAAATGATTGATGAAGCAGATAAAGATGGTGATGGAGAAATTTCTCAAGAAGAATTTTTGCGTATTATGAAAAAAACTAGTTTGTATTAA